Proteins from a genomic interval of Rhinoraja longicauda isolate Sanriku21f chromosome 16, sRhiLon1.1, whole genome shotgun sequence:
- the LOC144601479 gene encoding putative G-protein coupled receptor 139 yields the protein MKGEVFLRGVLEKRANCTENMHAPPTGLPYAIYYTALAVIAVPANLAAIVVLSQNKCGLSKCITRYLLSMSVMDLLVIITAVIINRFSGIYFPGSFLSITPVCSFTIAVTYAARVSSVWLTVTFTFDRFVAISCQKLKTKYCTEKTATVVIGTVCVLGFLSNIPWYFIHEPIYIIDNVPWYCRLKEIRYTSPVWTALDWFDRISTPCLPFLLILLLNALTVRHILAASRARRRLRAQSNGEKQSDPEMESRKKSIILLFTISGSFILLWMTYVVQFLYVRITNDYNFKSFNDPKFILQEAGNMLQLLSSCTNTFIYAAIQRRFREELKKMFKFPLRIFSE from the exons ATGAAAGGCGAGGTTTTTTTGCGTGGAGTCTTGGAAAAACGTGCCAACTGCACAGAGAACATGCATGCCCCGCCCACGGGATTGCCATATGCCATTTACTATACGGCACTTGCAGTTATCGCTGTTCCAG CCAATTTAGCGGCGATCGTGGTTTTGTCTCAAAACAAATGTGGTCTCTCCAAGTGTATTACTCGGTACCTGCTGTCCATGTCGGTTATGGATCTTCTTGTCATTATCACCGCTGTGATAATCAACAGGTTCAGTGGGATTTATTTTCCGGGCAGCTTCCTATCTATCACCCCAGTCTGTAGTTTCACCATTGCGGTGACATATGCAGCCAGGGTCAGTTCCGTCTGGTTaacggtcactttcacctttgatcggtttgttgCTATTTCCtgtcagaagctgaaaacaaaatactgcACCGAAAAAACAGCAACCGTGGTCATAGGAACAGTGTGTGTGCTGGGATTTTTGAGCAATATTCCATGGTATTTTATACATGAGCCTATCTATATAATCGACAACGTTCCGTGGTATTGCAGGCTGAAGGAAATCCGTTACACTTCGCCAGTGTGGACAGCATTGGACTGGTTTGACAGAATTTCCACCCCGTGTCTCCCGTTCCTCCTGATTTTGCTGCTCAACGCGCTGACAGTAAGACACATTCTGGCGGCCAGCAGAGCCCGTCGGAGGCTCCGAGCCCAGAGCAATGGAGAAAAGCAGAGCGACCCAGAGATGGAAAGTAGAAAGAAGTCCATAATTTTGCTCTTCACTATCTCCGGAAGTTTCATCCTCTTGTGGATGACGTATGTTGTGCAGTTCCTGTACGTCCGCATCACGAATGACTACAACTTTAAAAGCTTCAATGACCCCAAGTTTATTCTCCAGGAAGCCGGAAACATGCTTCAACTCTTGAGCTCCTGCACTAACACCTTTATTTATGCAGCAATCCAGAGAAGATTCAGAGAAGAGTTAAAGAAAATGTTTAAATTTCCATTAAGAATATTTAGTGAatga